The Emys orbicularis isolate rEmyOrb1 chromosome 9, rEmyOrb1.hap1, whole genome shotgun sequence genomic sequence TCTGTATATATAAATCACTTTATTATACAAACTGGGTGCAGCAAATTAATAGCCCAGTCCTAAAATCTTTACCTGACAAAAAAgcccattgggccaaattctactctcaatTACAGCTGCATAAATCTtcagtaattccattgacttccatgggatctTTGCTCAAAATAAACACTTATCCCTagtaacagaaaacaaacaaaatttaacCAATCCTTGCTGAACCCTAGGTAAAGCAAATGATAATTCCCTCGTTGGGTACCTAGGAACCCCTGATGTGTCCACTCACGCTTGGCCCTGTATTACCCTGTGACCTCTACTTTGCCTCCCTCATCATAAGGTATCCTTCTCACCCCAATTCTTGCTCCTTCAGCCTTAAGTTGTGCCCTCTCCGTCCCCCCTCCTTACATGTCTATTTCTTTATCCAAAGTTAAGGGAATATCACCAGTTTCAGTTCACTATTTGGAGTGCCAAGTGTTTAGCATCGTGTCCCATGAACCATCTGTCTGTCTTGGAAGTGTGTGGCACAGGAAGGTGAATGTCTCCAGCTGGTGCTTGGAGGTATACAGCTTCCAAGCTGCTGCTCCTGTGATCTGCAGGGCTTCCCCATAATGACCAGAggagctgctcctggggaagTCTTCAAGAATCTCTCCCCTGAGAGGACAGGAGAAGGAAAGGAGTAGCTTGGCCAAGAGCTCCCTTTCATCAgaatgaagaaaaagaaattcACCATAAGCTGTTGGAGATCGCCAAAAATCCCttgaggaggggggtgggaggctgcTATTATAGGGATATTACAAAGGCCCCCCAATAATGGTACAGCAGAAAAGGACTCCCTCaaaatattgtttaacagtgatgTAATAAAATGATCGAATAGCTTTACTCACATGCCACTCTCTAACACATAGATGCACTTGCGTTCCTTGGTCACTCTCCTTACCATGTGACTGGAGAAGAGTGTACATTGCTTCCAGGGCCACACGTCAATCTGTTGCTGCACATAAGCTGGGAGTACCAGGATGTGTCAGCAAATCTGCTCACAGATTCTTCTATCGATCACATAAATGGTGGCTTCAAGTGCAGGGTTTAAGTGTCTTCCTCACCTTAGCAGCTTAGCAGCCATCCGGAAGGTTCGCAGAAAATATTGAGTTGAGGCACTAAACAAAACTGGCATGTCACAGAAGGCACTCACTCCTTCGTGGGCTGGTGCCCGTAACTAGGAAATGTGACCATTATCCTGTGATATGGTTTTAATGCATTCATCAAAACTTCACATAGGTATTCTTGTCTTCCACTGTGAGCGAATTATTAGTTCCCAATAAAGTCAGTGATTAGTATCACTGGTATAGTTATTGTGTAAGCTTCTCCAGACAGCTCTCTCTATGTCCCTCACTCCTGAACCACATCTCCCCTGCTATTCTACACACAGGGTTTTTTTCCAGATGTGCCACCTGTACCAAATTTGGTATTGATTTGATAATGTGCACAAATGGACACTAATATGAGAAAATCATTTTCATCTGCCACCAAAGAGTCAATTTCTTCTCTCCTTATGCAGACAGTcctattgaatttaatgggaTTGCTTGTGGTAAGGCCCAATCCAACTTCCATTGAGTCAAGTCCCAATTACTCTGATGGGAACTAGATTGGATTCTGAGTGAGGAGACCAGAATCTGTCCCTAGAATTGGATTTAAACACCAAAGATCAAGAGTTAAGTTGACACCTATCTACATGTTTATTAGACAATACTTTAAGCTTTCAGGCCTTATAAAGCCTAAGTCATGCTTATACTACAAACTACATAAAGAATTCTTGCCACATAAATAAAGCAGATTTTTCTAGCTCCCTTTCATCCTCCAAAGGACCTTATGGATTTATTCATAGGTATGTTTGTGCGATTGCATTTTAAATGAGAACagagaattttgttttggaaaatttaTTTAGAGAATAAACATTATTCCAGAGTTAGGGGGTTTTTTcccacaatttattttttaatttagtatTTCCTTTCTACTGCAAGACATTAAAGATGATCCATGTACTGGTTAGAGGTGTCTTGCATCCCACATAGTTTACTTTTCCCAGGTATACTTCTGTATCTAGGTCACCAACTCCATTTGGCACTGTTTGTCATCACCAAAAATAAGGATTCTGGATATTTTACTTCCAAGGAGGCTGAATTTCAAGATGGTTAGGAACTAGTGGTTTGGAGTGTAGGCAAATACCTTACCTACCACTGGACTCCAAATACCACTCAGTTCAGAAGTATCTGAACCAACCTCATATCTATGTTGTAGAGAGAAAGTGTATATCATGCCTACACTGTGGTATTAAAACACAACTTGTACAGTGCCTATTTTAAGGACTAGACATTTCCATTTAACTTCTGGGTTCTTCCAATCAAGGTCATTGTGAAATCTTCTTTCCTGCAGGACAAAAAATTCCCTTATTAAAAAGGTAGCACTGCAAATTGTAGGAAGTGTTGACTGAATATGTATACAAATAACTTACCTTTATCAAGAGAAGACTATGTAAACCATTAACACGCAACCCACAATCCAGCCAACCACGAGAAGTGCAGGTACAACAAGACGTGAGTATGGGATTTCCCCTGAAGAGAGAGAATATAGAGTTTTATTCAGAAGGAGCATGACAGATAGGTCACGTTACACTAACTCTAAATCTGTTAAGTAAAACATGTGAAAACTGTGATGATCTTAAAAAAAGACCAGTGATCCGAGACAACCAATAATAGATAATATTGAAAGCCTAAGGGATTTTTAATTACCATGTAAAATGATGATTGAACATGAAAAGACTCTTATTTAGCACAGTGATTTAGAAAATAGAAATCAAGTTTTAGGAAAATCTGTTTCTATTCTACATCAGGATTTCAAGGAAAAAAATTTCACTGCTTCCAGCAAATAGCAAGTTTGTACTGCCCACAAGCTTACTACtgggggctggtccacactaagcccccagttcgaactaagatacgcaacttcagctacgtgaataacgtagctgaagtcgaagtatcttagttcgaacttaaaggtacttaccgcgggtccacacacggcaggcaggctcccccgttgactccgcctactcctctcatggagcaggattaccggcgtcgacggcgagcacttccgggatcaatttatcacgtttagacaagacgcgataaatcgatcccagaagattgattgcttgcTGCCGAACCagtgggtaagtatagacgtaccctgggaATGGATCCACAGAAATACTTTGAGGTCAGGATGAGCCCACTTTAGTTCCCTcttaaaaaacatttcaaaataagtCCTCCTGCAATGAAAAATATTAGAAGTGTTTTGATAGCGTAAGACCATGCACCACACTGAGGTGACTGGATCACATTGGCAGTCTTGGTGGGGTAATCAACAGCTCAATGTTTTGCGAGTCTGACTGTGCTATTTCCAAAAGGTCACATTACAAATGAAGGGCTGTATCCTGCAGTGTGGCAGCACAGAGTTCTTACAGAACAGCTGCTAAATTAACAGTAGGGCTGCTGAGTATGGTGCTTTGTAACTTGAGAGCCAGTTGGATGAAGTAAGATATGAGGAGCAGGCGCTGCAAGTTGGTGGGTCAACGAGAACACTATGCCCAGCATAAATCATAAGGCACTGAGCAGCTGGCTCTGTGGCATGCTGTTTCATAGGAACCATTGGAAGCATTTATGTTAGTGGACGGGCAGTCCTAAGCACTGCTCACAAGCACAAGCCACTGCTcctgggacctgatccaaagtccagtgcagtcaatggaaaggccTACTGACTTCAAGAGACTTTGGATCAGAGACCTGGTTGACAGCAGGAGTAACTGAAAATCCTACTATGCCCTGCATTTGCCAGACAGCGCCTATGCTACTGCCATGCTCTCTTTCTCCCCATCACCCTAGTTTTTCCTCTTCCTCAGTTGTGTGCATCTCAGAGCAAGGGGTTTGTTCAGATTGCTGAGCTCCCTGCTCTTTTCTGCACACTCCACGGAAGCTCCTCTGCACAGGAAAGGAGCAAACTGAGTGCTCTGGATCGCTGCCCTTCAGCAGCTTGCAAGATCGAGTGCAAAGAGCCTAATCCTGTGTGGGGTTTAGATGCTGCATTTGATTATtggaactggtttcagataatggtagtcaatttacttccctggagtctgaaacttttctagcagagaggaacattttacacaggaggtcatccctatattaccctcagCCTATGGGGAAATCGAAaaatttaacagaagtttgaaagagagtttgcaaacagctaaactggaagggtgattgtggatacccttcactactgatttcttgcaagcataccgggctacacgacatgccacaacgcaaagatcacccgcagagttacttcatgggaaacagatgactaCTAAGCTGAagattgctggattgttaaaggcacgacctgatgccccacacaaggatgatgtgagaaagacagttgaacagaaccaagcaaagtctaaggctttcacagacaaatggcggggtgctaaggaaccaaagtttgagtgtggttcctttgttagaatacgaaaacctggaatcttacgcgaaggggaccataaattcacagcttctcttaaaatcatagagaagaagggaccttacacctatcgactttctgatgggcgggtatggaatgcttcttatcttgcacctgcctatgcaccaagaggagattatgccaacacccagtctgcattggatgacttcactgtagaaccaacacaacaagacattgcactggaaccggggcttgagagacagcctgtcagactcagacgaccacctgcctggactaaagactatgttatgtagtatctacagtgttttcagtgtaatattcctgccaacagtatagtgtcttgtttcatatttgttcctgtggttagaacaacaatgtttattttaatttggaaagtttcttaagagaggagggaatgtggtgtttagatgctgcatgtgattattggaactgggagcactggctgttgggagtctgaaaggacaggaaacaggaaggaggggggaggagttgaggaggctgggagagttacagagtgtgcagctacagcttggaaaagagacttccactgtaaataaagttctgttgaagttgttaatactttgcttggt encodes the following:
- the STRIT1 gene encoding sarcoplasmic/endoplasmic reticulum calcium ATPase regulator DWORF; the protein is MAELGEIPYSRLVVPALLVVGWIVGCVLMVYIVFS